One Deltaproteobacteria bacterium DNA segment encodes these proteins:
- the ysxC gene encoding ribosome biogenesis GTP-binding protein YsxC — MKVIAARFLGAAATPGGGPPPGPPEVAIAGRSNVGKSALINALVGRRGLARTSRTPGRTRQLNFFALDARLVLVDLPGYGFAVGPEAERRAWKPLVETYLRERPTLRGVLLVVDARRGIAAAEEELLAYLAALGKAAAVAATKLDKLGREEARRALAAAGRRLGGTVPLIGFSARTGEGRAALWRVVDGWVA, encoded by the coding sequence ATGAAGGTCATCGCGGCGCGCTTCCTCGGCGCCGCGGCCACTCCCGGCGGCGGGCCGCCGCCCGGTCCCCCGGAGGTCGCGATCGCGGGGCGCTCGAACGTCGGCAAGTCCGCGCTCATCAACGCGCTCGTCGGCCGGCGTGGCCTCGCGCGCACGAGCCGCACGCCGGGGCGGACCCGCCAGCTCAATTTCTTCGCGCTGGACGCGCGGCTGGTGCTGGTGGACCTGCCGGGCTACGGGTTCGCGGTTGGCCCCGAGGCGGAGCGGCGCGCGTGGAAGCCGCTGGTCGAGACCTACCTCCGCGAGCGGCCCACCCTGCGCGGGGTGCTGCTCGTGGTCGACGCGCGGCGCGGCATCGCGGCCGCGGAGGAGGAGCTGCTCGCGTATCTCGCGGCGCTCGGAAAGGCCGCCGCCGTGGCCGCGACCAAGCTCGACAAGCTCGGGCGCGAGGAGGCGCGGCGCGCGCTCGCGGCCGCCGGCCGGCGGCTCGGGGGCACGGTCCCGCTGATCGGCTTCTCCGCGCGCACGGGCGAGGGACGGGCCGCGCTCTGGCGGGTCGTCGACGGTTGGGTAGCTTGA
- a CDS encoding SRPBCC family protein encodes MKAILAVVGIVVLVALAYVFVKYRQIQQAATGAAKEIVSESMEKTGDTWHVKFVSRFDAPLDKVFDAFQHPERVKEFAPENVMKSEIVEGSESGNTKRVEVIGTLDILPPGFKVQDLVTEYTVYPEEHRITSRTIDFKLADIDSDYRFTSTSDGKTLLTFTQSSKQKQQALVEALQKGAIRETYITQVRAVNRALGLAPMPEKRAAG; translated from the coding sequence ATGAAAGCTATCCTCGCCGTCGTCGGGATCGTCGTGCTCGTCGCCCTGGCCTACGTGTTCGTGAAGTACCGGCAGATCCAGCAGGCGGCCACCGGTGCGGCGAAGGAGATCGTCAGCGAGAGCATGGAGAAGACGGGCGACACCTGGCACGTGAAGTTCGTCTCGAGGTTCGACGCACCGCTCGACAAGGTGTTCGACGCCTTCCAGCACCCCGAGCGCGTGAAGGAATTCGCACCCGAGAACGTGATGAAGTCCGAGATCGTCGAGGGGAGCGAGAGCGGCAACACCAAGCGGGTCGAGGTGATCGGGACGCTCGACATCCTGCCGCCGGGGTTCAAGGTGCAGGACCTGGTGACCGAGTACACCGTCTATCCCGAGGAGCACCGCATCACGAGCCGCACGATCGACTTCAAGCTGGCCGACATCGACTCCGACTACAGGTTCACGTCCACCTCCGACGGGAAGACGCTGCTCACCTTCACGCAGTCGAGCAAGCAGAAGCAGCAGGCGCTGGTCGAGGCGCTGCAGAAGGGCGCGATCCGCGAGACCTACATCACCCAGGTGCGCGCGGTGAACCGCGCGCTCGGGCTCGCGCCGATGCCGGAGAAGCGCGCCGCGGGCTGA